CCTTCGTATAGGAACACGGCGCCATCCCGCCAAACCACGTATGCACCAGTTCGTGGACGGGAAAGCGCGTAGAGATCGAGCGGTTGAGCAGCGTGTAGCTGTAGCTTTCGATCCCGTAATAGGTGTCCGCTTCGAGCAGCGAATAGCTCGAATAGGGAAACGCTCCGAACCTGGCCTCCATGAACTCCATGCCTCGCCTGAGTCGGTCGACCTGTTCCTTGCCGCGGGCCGCATCGGGCGGGCCGAGGTGGTACGCCCGGATCGGCTTGCCGTTGGCTTCGGTTTCTGCGGCGAGTTGGTAAGGGCCTGCGACGACCTTCGGGAAACTGATGGGCAGACTGTTCTTGAATGCGGCTACCCGCATACCGGCCGGAGGATTGCGCGGGAGGAAACCGAGGTTTGCGGGGTCGGCGGGTTCGCCTTCGGAAAACGCGAGCCACTCCTCGGGGTGGGTGATGCGCGTTGTGGTCGTCATCGGCTGCCGGCCGAGAGTGGGAACCCAATTCGAAGTCACGTAAGCCGCGGCCGAGGTGACCTTTTCGGAGGCCGTTCCTGAAAGCTTCGCCACATACTCCAATTCGACGCTTCGGACCGGCGCAGAACTCCAGACGACTACGATTCCACCAGCCTGCACGACGTCGCCTTGCTTCAGTTCCGGAACGGATTCGGATGATGCCACAACCAGGCGAGCGGGCTCGTCGTTGACGCTGGCTTTCGAGAGTACGTACGCGTCGTTGAGTCGAAACACTGGCGCTTTCTCTCCGTTGAGCCGTTCAAGGTCGAGGCGAGCGCTGACTCGCACTTGATTCGTGCTGGGAAGCAACGCGACATCGAGCGCGGCATGGCGAACTCGATGCGACTGGGGAACGGCTTCAGCGATCTCCCTTCCCACACGGGGTCCCTCGGCGGCACGAATCAGCGTGTGGAGCGGGTCGTGATCGCTTTGAATTCCGTGAAACGCATGAAACACCGCCCATCCGAGATCGTCATCCGGCCAACCTGGCGGTGTCGGGATCACTTTGACCCCTACGCGAGTCAATCCGCCTCGCCGACCCGCCATTTCGATCAAGTAGGCGGAATCTTGCGCGCGGGCGAACTCGGTTTGGAGGTTGCGCTCGATTCCGGAACCGAGCGCGAGTCGCAGTTTCTGAAGAGCCTCAGTTCGGAGGTCCTGCGAGGTCGGCTGCCAGAACGAAACACTCAGCAGCAGAACGGGAGCTACAGCAATGCGGTGGTTCATCGTCACTACTCATAGACGCTTGAGGAGGCCAGAACGGAACCCGCGCAGGCGAGGGGCTGGCGCTCAGGGGTCGAGTCTGCCAAAATAGTGTTGGTTCTCGAACGCCGAATTACTAATGAAAGAGCCCACTCCCAGCCACAAACCGGAAGCTACGGAAGAGTTGGAGCCTCGGAAACGGACCTTACTCCGTGCCGTGGTGCTCGAATACGTCGATACCGCCGAACCGATTGCCAGCGAGTACCTCGTCGAGAAGTACGATCTAGGCATCAAATCGGCGACCGTTCGGAACGAGCTGTCCGAGATGGCTGAACTCGGGTTCTTGGAGCAACCCCATACCAGCGCGGGCAGGATTCCCAGCGACAAGGGGTACCGGTACTTCGTCGATCATCTCTTGGTGCCGGCGGACCTCCGAGGGGCGCATCGGCAGACGATCAGCGAGACGCAGCGCGGAGGCGAGGCCCTGTTTGAACTGCTCAACGAAGCCACGTTGGCTCTGAGCCGCTGGACTCAACTGCTGAGCGTTGCCGCAATCCTTCGCGATGCGGACGTGCGCCTCAAAAACGTCATCGTAAGCGCGGTCGGACCGCACCAGGCGCTCTTGGTCGTGGTCTTGGGCAACGGGCATGTTGAGAGCCGGATGGTGGAGTGCCCCCCTGGGTTGACTCTGACCGATTTGGGCCAAGTGAACGAGGCGCTCCAGCAGAGCTTCGTTGGGGAGTCGCTCAAGTCGCTGGCAAGATCGAAGGTCGGCGGTGGAACCGGCAAATCCAGCGTGGAAAAGCTTGAACTGGCGATCCGTTCGACCTTGAGGTCGATCGCGAAGGACTTGACGCGCGGGCGGCTGGTCTCGAAAGGGGAAGAACTCTTGCTCGCCCAGCCGGAGTTCAAGCGGGATTCCGAGATGATTTCTGAACTGATCGAGACGCTGCAAACGACCGATCTTGTGTACGACGCATTGAGCGCGGGAAGCGAGGCGATCGAGAACGTTACGATAGGGAAGGAGAACCGGCGCTCTGAGCTATCCCGGCTCTCGATCGTTCGCCAAGTGTTCTTTGTAGGCGGCAAGGAGGCGGGAGTGATCGGTATCGTCGGCCCTACGCGAATGGCGTATGAGTCGGGGCTTCCGCTCGTCAACTACACAGCCCGCGCCCTCTCCGACGCGCTCACCAAGTTCTTCGCCTGAGGGGACCTAAGCGCCCCAGATTTCGTTCGCCAAGGCGTAAAGGTGCGAAACGAACTCGGAAACGAAGTATCGCCCTTTTCGTTTTGCCTCGGTCAGAAACGGGTTCATTAGCGTCGAGCGCAGTAAGAACACCCCGTTCTGATCGTAATCCTCTTGCGTGACTTCGAGCCTCTTCAGGAATTGAGCGACTGACGCCGGTCCGTAGCGGTTCGAGGAGAGGTGCGTTCGACTCACGAAATACTGTTGTTCATAGACCTTGGTTGAGGGTCCGGAGGGCAAGCTAAGCCGCGCAAAGATCGCGCGGTTGCGCTGGTTCAGTTCGCGCAGCCCGACCGGGGTGCGGGCGCCGCGGAACGCGAAGCACGCGATGTTGCTCCCTGGGGGGCAAAGGCAAACGGCTTGAGTCGGCTGGGGCCCTGCGAGTTCGGAATACCTCTCAAGGAGCGTGTGCAATTCGCAGGCGTTCCGGACGGTCTCTTGCATGAGGAGCCCGTGCCCTTGGTTGTCGAGTGGGATGCACTTGTGGCTCAACCACGCGCACGCGGCCGCGGCCCCTGGTTTGCTTCCTTCGAGGATGTACACCCCGATACTTGAGGACTTTCGCTCGCTGGAAGGGCTCAAAGGGGCCTCTTCCAAGTACGGCGCGTGTTGGCGAGCGATGGGTTTCACGCGGTCGGACTTGTAACAAATCGCGCCCACGGGATAGGGCACGTAACCCAGCTTGTGGGGGTCGATTGCGATCGAGTCGCACTCGCCGAGCCGTTCCAAGGCGTCGCATGTGCTGACTTGCGGGAACTCAAGGCGCAATGACCGAACCTCTTCGCCGACCTTGACTTGGACCTCGGGGTCCCCCAGGCCCAGACGCTGGGGAAAGACCATCGTTCGCAGATACCCGCCCCAGGCCGCATCCGCATGAATCCAGAACGAGGGCTGATCTGCCTGTTCGCGGCGAGCGCGGAGGTCGAGTATCTGATCGACGGGATCGACCGCGCCTTCTTCGGTTGAGCCTACGACGCAAACGACCGCGAGCACGTGGTCGCCCCGAGACTCCACTTCGTCAAGCTTGCGATCTAGGTCGATCACGTCCATCCGGAAGTTCGAATCGACGGCGACCGGAACCATGTTGTTTCTGCCGAGGCCCAGAAGGTCGAGCGCTTTCAGGAGGCAGTAGTGTTGGCTCTCGGGCGCGAGGAGGACAGGTCTGCTGCCCAAGGCTTGCGTGATCGATCCGATTCCTGCTTGGGCAACGGTGAAGGGTGAGCCAAGGTACGCTTCGATCGCGCTTACGGTGGCCTCCCGAGGGTTTTTCGACTGCGCGACGTAACTTTCGAACGACCGCTCGTACTCCCTTAGCGCTACGGCAGGACTCAAGCGGAGAAGCTCCTTGTCGCTCCTCTTCTCCCACTCGCATTCGACCCCCAGCTTCTTGCACATATCGCGAGTCGCGTGCGGCAAGTACTTCACCGACCGGGCGACCCAAAGGGCCTCGAAGTTGGCGACCGTGCCGCCGCTCGTCAGGTGCGCCCAGGATTCGT
The genomic region above belongs to Candidatus Nitrosymbiomonas proteolyticus and contains:
- a CDS encoding peptidase M1 aminopeptidase; this translates as MNHRIAVAPVLLLSVSFWQPTSQDLRTEALQKLRLALGSGIERNLQTEFARAQDSAYLIEMAGRRGGLTRVGVKVIPTPPGWPDDDLGWAVFHAFHGIQSDHDPLHTLIRAAEGPRVGREIAEAVPQSHRVRHAALDVALLPSTNQVRVSARLDLERLNGEKAPVFRLNDAYVLSKASVNDEPARLVVASSESVPELKQGDVVQAGGIVVVWSSAPVRSVELEYVAKLSGTASEKVTSAAAYVTSNWVPTLGRQPMTTTTRITHPEEWLAFSEGEPADPANLGFLPRNPPAGMRVAAFKNSLPISFPKVVAGPYQLAAETEANGKPIRAYHLGPPDAARGKEQVDRLRRGMEFMEARFGAFPYSSYSLLEADTYYGIESYSYTLLNRSISTRFPVHELVHTWFGGMAPCSYTKDTWNEGVTQYVDSVLFDGNRDGTLQGGLRTLDVAKPLSQMALPHLDGSATYFRGAFVMKALEAEIGLEAVLVGLKALAAMRRGLDTTWADLRPFFEEASGKDLAWFWRQWIENATFPMLQIVEAQKVFRDGSWGTWVQVRQTGVPTPFRLRFEVTLSAGTKSTKKVVEMSKASELFRIDSDFEPTSASLNVMGYALARTGEAVPIRK
- a CDS encoding heat-inducible transcription repressor HrcA — protein: MKEPTPSHKPEATEELEPRKRTLLRAVVLEYVDTAEPIASEYLVEKYDLGIKSATVRNELSEMAELGFLEQPHTSAGRIPSDKGYRYFVDHLLVPADLRGAHRQTISETQRGGEALFELLNEATLALSRWTQLLSVAAILRDADVRLKNVIVSAVGPHQALLVVVLGNGHVESRMVECPPGLTLTDLGQVNEALQQSFVGESLKSLARSKVGGGTGKSSVEKLELAIRSTLRSIAKDLTRGRLVSKGEELLLAQPEFKRDSEMISELIETLQTTDLVYDALSAGSEAIENVTIGKENRRSELSRLSIVRQVFFVGGKEAGVIGIVGPTRMAYESGLPLVNYTARALSDALTKFFA
- a CDS encoding tyrosine decarboxylase; translation: MSESNPFCAWFAGPKSENGEAFQSTIRRILEDYHYWRRNYFPEDGVVIDSAAKRGHEEFQDAFEDRLMELLALLKGDFPFYSPRYFAHMLSEQTLPSIAGYFAGMLFNPNNVTSEAAPVTTRLELEVAGMIARMLGHGHESWAHLTSGGTVANFEALWVARSVKYLPHATRDMCKKLGVECEWEKRSDKELLRLSPAVALREYERSFESYVAQSKNPREATVSAIEAYLGSPFTVAQAGIGSITQALGSRPVLLAPESQHYCLLKALDLLGLGRNNMVPVAVDSNFRMDVIDLDRKLDEVESRGDHVLAVVCVVGSTEEGAVDPVDQILDLRARREQADQPSFWIHADAAWGGYLRTMVFPQRLGLGDPEVQVKVGEEVRSLRLEFPQVSTCDALERLGECDSIAIDPHKLGYVPYPVGAICYKSDRVKPIARQHAPYLEEAPLSPSSERKSSSIGVYILEGSKPGAAAACAWLSHKCIPLDNQGHGLLMQETVRNACELHTLLERYSELAGPQPTQAVCLCPPGSNIACFAFRGARTPVGLRELNQRNRAIFARLSLPSGPSTKVYEQQYFVSRTHLSSNRYGPASVAQFLKRLEVTQEDYDQNGVFLLRSTLMNPFLTEAKRKGRYFVSEFVSHLYALANEIWGA